A genome region from Dreissena polymorpha isolate Duluth1 chromosome 16, UMN_Dpol_1.0, whole genome shotgun sequence includes the following:
- the LOC127861740 gene encoding mucin-2-like, with protein sequence MADGGNSEPKNRDLMEIMKTTDYRVKKGADRVKRVEDKVDGTDILAAQMASRIDELEKAREAMRDDISYLQSQSMRNNLMFTSVPEDNASGNETPEVTELRIKTTQTNATTGTSAIITIATTATTGPINITDTTDTTDTIAVAVMFVSIANTSANKTTTTTAITATFETFDTFETTANTTKTTADTDYTDTTIATKTTKTTNTVAIIETTENTKTTEISTITETTDNTASSDTIAPSTTPKQSQPQQSPPTSKPPTSPQQMTPQSPQPTKPQSPMPPPKPLTPMKSQQPSPAPPPPKPLTSTPSHKQQEPQKA encoded by the exons ATGGCGGATGGTGGCAATTCCGAACCTAAGAACAGGGACCTTATGGAGATAATGAAAACTACAG ACTATCGGGTGAAGAAGGGGGCCGATCGAGTGAAGCGGGTTGAAGACAAGGTGGACGGGACGGACATTCTGGCAGCGCAGATGGCGTCACGAATCGACGAGCTCGAGAAGGCGCGAGAAGCCATGCGCGATGATATTTCGTACCTCCAGTCGCAGAGCATGAGGAACAATCTTATGTTCACCAGTGTTCCGGAAGACAACGCTTCAGGGAACGAGACGCCGGAAGTGACGGAGC TGCG CATCAAAACAACCCAAACCAACGCCACAACCGGCACCAGCGCCATCATAACCatcgccaccaccgccaccaccggcCCCATCAACATCACTGACACAACCGACACCACTGACACCATCGCCGTTGCGGTGATGTTCGTG TCTATAGCAAACACTAGCGCCAATAAAACCACCACCACAACCGCCATTACCGCAACCTTCGAAACCTTCGACACCTTCGAAACCACCGCAAATACCACCAAGACAACCGCCGACACTGATTACACTGACACAACCATCGCCACCAAAACCACCAAAACTACTAACACCGTCGCCATCATAGAAACCACCGAAAACACCAAAACTACTGAAATCAGCACCATCACCGAAACCACTGACAACACCGCCTCAAGCGATACCATCGCACCATCGACAACACCGAAACAATCGCAACCACAACAATCACCGCCAACATCCAAACCACCAACATCACCGCAACAAATGACACCACAATCACCGCAACCAACGAAACCACAATCACCCATGCCACCACCGAAACCACTGACACCAATGAAATCACAGCAACCatcaccagcaccaccaccaccaaaaccactGACATCAACGCCATCACATAAACAACAGGAACCACAGAAGGCATGA